One Streptomyces sp. RPA4-2 genomic window carries:
- a CDS encoding WhiB family transcriptional regulator, whose translation MDADDKWGAHAVCRTADPEELFVEGATQNSAKALCTGCPVRTECLAHALDRRIEHGVWGGMTERERRALLRRRPTVTSWRRLLEAARTAYDRQARPFDDGRGAAAG comes from the coding sequence GTGGACGCGGACGACAAGTGGGGCGCGCATGCGGTATGCCGGACCGCCGATCCGGAGGAGCTGTTCGTCGAAGGCGCTACGCAGAACAGCGCGAAAGCCCTCTGTACCGGATGCCCGGTGCGGACCGAATGTCTCGCTCATGCCCTCGATCGCAGGATCGAGCACGGTGTGTGGGGCGGCATGACAGAGAGGGAACGGCGCGCGTTGCTGCGACGCCGGCCGACGGTGACCTCCTGGCGGCGGTTGCTCGAAGCGGCGCGCACGGCGTACGACCGGCAGGCTCGGCCGTTTGATGACGGACGCGGGGCCGCCGCGGGTTGA
- a CDS encoding DUF488 domain-containing protein, which produces MTADHKVQVRVRRAYEVPGRADGARVLVDRLWPRGLAKAKAHLDEWCKQVAPSTELRQWYHHDPDLFEEFGRRYREELLDPERAQALAHLRDLAGERTLTLVTATKQPEISEAEVLAELLRS; this is translated from the coding sequence ATGACAGCGGATCACAAGGTTCAGGTACGGGTGCGCAGGGCGTACGAAGTGCCCGGGCGGGCGGACGGCGCGCGGGTGCTGGTGGACCGCCTCTGGCCCCGTGGGCTGGCCAAGGCGAAGGCGCACCTGGACGAATGGTGCAAGCAGGTCGCGCCCTCCACGGAGTTGCGGCAGTGGTACCACCATGACCCGGACCTTTTCGAGGAGTTCGGGCGTCGCTACCGCGAGGAGCTGCTGGATCCGGAGCGCGCCCAGGCGTTGGCGCACTTGCGCGACCTTGCCGGGGAGCGGACCCTGACGCTTGTCACCGCGACGAAGCAACCGGAAATCAGCGAGGCCGAAGTTCTCGCCGAGCTGCTCCGGAGCTGA
- a CDS encoding helix-turn-helix transcriptional regulator, whose translation MDKQELGAFLRSRRERLRPEDVGLPSGSRRRTPGLRREEVAVLAHISTEYYVRLEQARAPRPSGEVLAGIAGALRLTDTESDHLHVLAGTAPSRGGLHRRDVRPSILALLERLPQTAAFVTSAVFEVLAWNDLAAALMEDFAALAPEDRNLARRAFLGAARSGATLYGVSDAAEFRHHVVMRLRLALARYPSDPAVTELVDELRDGSPEFARLWDRHDVQAAPMLTKTFRHPVVGELTVDCDSLTLPDSDQYLVLYTAPPGSHGAEALALLNVLGAEGVDASRPL comes from the coding sequence ATGGACAAGCAGGAGCTCGGGGCGTTCCTCCGCAGCCGTCGCGAGCGGCTCCGGCCGGAGGACGTCGGCCTCCCCTCCGGCTCGCGACGGCGCACACCGGGTCTTCGCCGCGAGGAGGTCGCGGTTCTCGCGCACATCTCCACGGAGTACTACGTCCGGCTCGAGCAGGCCAGGGCGCCGCGGCCGTCGGGTGAGGTCCTCGCCGGGATCGCGGGCGCGCTGCGGCTCACGGACACCGAGTCCGACCACCTGCACGTCCTCGCGGGCACCGCCCCGAGCCGTGGCGGACTGCACCGGCGCGACGTCCGCCCCAGCATCCTCGCGCTCCTCGAACGGCTGCCGCAGACGGCCGCTTTCGTGACATCCGCCGTGTTCGAGGTGCTCGCGTGGAACGACCTCGCGGCCGCGCTCATGGAGGACTTCGCCGCGCTCGCTCCGGAGGACCGCAACCTCGCGCGCCGGGCCTTCCTGGGGGCGGCCCGCTCCGGAGCGACGCTGTACGGGGTCTCCGACGCCGCGGAGTTCCGGCATCACGTCGTCATGCGGCTCCGGCTCGCCCTCGCCCGGTACCCGTCCGACCCCGCGGTGACCGAACTCGTCGACGAACTCCGCGATGGCAGCCCCGAGTTCGCCCGGCTCTGGGACCGGCACGACGTGCAGGCCGCGCCGATGCTCACGAAGACCTTCCGCCACCCGGTCGTCGGTGAACTCACCGTCGACTGCGACTCGCTCACGCTCCCGGACAGCGACCAGTACCTCGTGCTGTACACCGCACCGCCTGGATCCCATGGCGCCGAGGCGCTGGCTCTTCTGAACGTCCTTGGAGCCGAGGGCGTCGACGCGAGCAGGCCGCTCTGA
- a CDS encoding phosphodiester glycosidase family protein, whose amino-acid sequence MSHAVEKARRGFGRMKQPLRSGVACAAALTFVALAPPAAASTPTADSGPSASSALHGISWSTLSVAPGVQVRTGALRDSAAAPVWSVTVQAPAVNRLTGAATWAPLGDRAWADATAARLRGAGFEPRLEQVTWDDYSDTPRGTMGWQVRVGRYATQAEAGTTNTAVVAAGFRTAVDWTGYDGRQRPDGENIHVAVVDPTRFAGTIGASDGGNVADRENTSTVATRLGSLIGVNGGFFITSDADGVQGTLAGLSARHGRLESMAAGSRAALILGDGGRRPRIADLSTTVTVRDGSAEYGVQGINRVPGKVRNCGRPGAVPTAEPRHDTTCTIADDLVEFTPEFRASLPTGAGVQVVLDERGVVTSVGDRGGAVPDHGAVLQGIGGAAGWLTGHARVGKRLSLREVIRDSSDREIRLGPDDSIVSAAPTLVEDGRVHIDAATEGTLDPRDLSFGFAWSNVRQPRTLAGIDRRGRLLLVTVDGRQPGVSEGFTLAEAARFMRSLGAVRALNLDGGGSTAMAVNGTLVNVTSDATGERAVGDTIQVLPRRRSS is encoded by the coding sequence CGCAGTCGAGAAAGCACGCCGCGGATTCGGCCGGATGAAGCAGCCCCTCCGGAGCGGCGTGGCGTGTGCCGCGGCCCTCACGTTCGTCGCCCTCGCCCCGCCGGCGGCCGCGAGCACGCCGACCGCCGACTCCGGTCCGTCCGCCTCCTCCGCGCTCCACGGGATCTCCTGGTCGACGCTGAGCGTCGCCCCCGGTGTCCAGGTCCGGACCGGAGCGCTGCGGGATTCCGCAGCCGCCCCGGTGTGGTCGGTCACCGTGCAGGCCCCCGCGGTCAACCGCCTGACCGGCGCCGCTACTTGGGCCCCCCTCGGCGACCGCGCGTGGGCGGACGCGACCGCCGCGCGCCTGCGCGGCGCCGGGTTCGAACCGCGGCTGGAGCAGGTGACCTGGGACGACTACTCCGACACCCCCCGCGGCACGATGGGTTGGCAGGTCCGGGTCGGGCGGTACGCCACGCAGGCCGAGGCGGGCACCACCAACACAGCGGTCGTGGCGGCAGGTTTCCGCACCGCGGTCGACTGGACCGGATACGACGGCCGGCAGCGCCCCGACGGTGAGAACATCCACGTCGCCGTGGTGGACCCCACGCGCTTCGCCGGGACGATCGGGGCGAGCGACGGCGGCAACGTCGCCGACCGGGAGAACACCTCCACCGTGGCCACACGCCTGGGTTCGCTGATCGGGGTCAACGGCGGCTTCTTCATCACCTCCGACGCCGACGGTGTGCAGGGCACGCTCGCCGGTCTCTCCGCGCGGCACGGCAGACTCGAGTCGATGGCCGCCGGCTCCCGCGCCGCGCTGATCCTGGGCGACGGCGGCCGGCGGCCGCGTATCGCCGACCTCTCCACCACCGTCACGGTGCGGGACGGATCCGCCGAGTACGGCGTACAGGGCATCAACCGTGTTCCGGGCAAGGTACGCAACTGCGGTCGACCCGGCGCCGTCCCCACCGCCGAGCCCCGCCACGACACCACCTGCACCATCGCGGACGACCTCGTCGAGTTCACCCCCGAGTTCCGCGCGTCACTCCCCACGGGGGCGGGTGTCCAGGTGGTCCTCGACGAGCGCGGTGTCGTCACCTCCGTGGGCGACCGAGGGGGTGCGGTGCCCGATCACGGCGCGGTCCTCCAGGGCATCGGCGGGGCGGCGGGATGGCTCACCGGCCACGCGCGTGTCGGCAAGCGCCTGTCGCTCCGCGAGGTGATCCGGGACTCCTCGGATCGGGAGATCAGGCTCGGGCCCGACGACAGCATCGTCAGCGCGGCTCCCACTCTGGTCGAGGACGGCCGTGTGCACATCGACGCCGCCACCGAGGGGACACTCGACCCGCGCGACCTCTCGTTCGGTTTCGCCTGGTCCAACGTGCGCCAGCCGCGGACACTGGCCGGCATCGACCGGCGGGGCCGGCTGCTCCTGGTGACCGTGGACGGGCGGCAGCCCGGGGTGAGTGAGGGATTCACCCTGGCGGAAGCCGCCCGTTTCATGCGGTCGCTCGGCGCCGTACGGGCGCTGAACCTCGACGGGGGCGGCTCCACGGCGATGGCGGTCAACGGCACACTGGTGAATGTCACCTCGGACGCGACGGGCGAACGCGCCGTCGGCGACACGATCCAGGTCCTTCCGAGGCGCCGTAGCAGCTGA
- a CDS encoding SDR family NAD(P)-dependent oxidoreductase translates to MTNDIDIAPIGLLTGKVVFITGASRGIGAAAARLFAREGAAVVLAARGTDALQRIVAEIHAEGGVADAVTVDLADRASIRGAVDRVEELHGRLDGAFNNGAAIQRPGPLDTTSDEDVEEQFAVNFRGHWTAMTAEAALMRRGGGGAIVNTSSIGSRRANPELPAYGAMKRALNSITETAAVTWGPQGVRVNGITPGGTATEMIDAWEAASPGVVERINASIPLGRMAEPREVAEVAAWLLSDRASMVTGAIVPVDGGAGA, encoded by the coding sequence ATGACGAACGACATCGACATCGCACCCATCGGCCTGCTCACCGGCAAGGTCGTGTTCATCACCGGCGCCAGCCGCGGCATCGGGGCGGCCGCCGCCCGCCTCTTCGCACGTGAGGGCGCCGCCGTCGTCCTCGCCGCCCGCGGCACCGACGCCCTCCAGCGGATCGTCGCCGAGATCCACGCCGAGGGCGGAGTCGCGGACGCCGTGACAGTGGATCTCGCCGACCGTGCGAGCATCCGCGGGGCGGTCGACCGTGTCGAGGAGCTGCACGGACGGCTCGACGGCGCGTTCAACAACGGCGCGGCGATTCAGCGGCCCGGCCCGCTCGACACGACGAGCGACGAGGACGTCGAGGAGCAGTTCGCGGTGAACTTCCGTGGGCACTGGACCGCGATGACGGCCGAGGCCGCGCTCATGCGCCGCGGCGGTGGCGGAGCGATCGTCAACACCTCGAGCATCGGCAGCCGCCGCGCGAACCCGGAGCTCCCCGCCTACGGCGCGATGAAGCGCGCGCTGAACAGCATCACCGAGACGGCCGCCGTGACCTGGGGGCCGCAGGGGGTCCGCGTGAACGGCATCACCCCCGGCGGCACCGCGACGGAGATGATCGACGCGTGGGAGGCGGCGTCCCCGGGCGTCGTCGAGCGGATCAACGCGAGCATCCCGCTCGGCCGGATGGCCGAGCCTCGCGAGGTCGCCGAGGTGGCCGCGTGGCTGCTCAGCGACCGGGCCTCGATGGTGACGGGCGCGATCGTCCCGGTGGACGGCGGTGCCGGCGCCTGA